The following coding sequences are from one uncultured Bacteroides sp. window:
- a CDS encoding transporter substrate-binding domain-containing protein, which translates to MIKLSASNIIRYLIIGIVSVFIATLWFNTKKPDDEKLSRDYDAIKKEGIIRVATEYNSLSFYTNGDTLLGFNYELIRLFAQQEKLEAKISPIMSYKQRLEGLKKGKFDIIAYGMQANDRLKDSLSLTQPIFLSKQILVQRKSDSQDSSHIHSQLQLAGKTLHVVKGSPAIQRIQNLGEEIGDTIYIKEINKYGPEQLMAMVAHGDIKYAVCDESIVLANLKSFPQLDINTDISFTQFYSWAVNKESPKLLEVLNNWLGKFTKSKEYQQLYKKYYNKNNKQ; encoded by the coding sequence ATGATAAAACTATCAGCTTCTAACATAATAAGGTACCTTATTATAGGTATAGTATCAGTATTCATAGCCACACTATGGTTTAATACAAAGAAACCAGATGATGAGAAATTGTCTCGTGATTATGATGCCATAAAAAAAGAAGGTATTATAAGAGTTGCCACAGAATATAATTCACTCAGTTTTTATACAAATGGGGATACTCTTTTAGGCTTCAATTATGAATTGATTCGACTTTTTGCACAACAAGAAAAACTAGAGGCAAAGATAAGTCCAATCATGAGTTACAAACAAAGGCTTGAAGGACTAAAGAAAGGTAAATTCGACATTATAGCCTATGGCATGCAAGCTAACGATCGCCTTAAAGACTCTCTATCCCTCACCCAACCTATATTTTTAAGTAAACAAATCTTAGTGCAACGCAAATCGGATTCACAAGATAGTTCTCATATTCATAGCCAGCTTCAATTAGCAGGCAAAACATTGCATGTAGTCAAAGGGTCTCCAGCTATACAACGTATACAAAATTTAGGAGAAGAAATAGGTGATACTATTTACATAAAAGAAATCAATAAATACGGCCCTGAACAATTAATGGCCATGGTTGCGCATGGAGATATAAAATATGCCGTATGCGATGAAAGTATAGTATTGGCTAATCTAAAATCTTTTCCACAATTAGATATTAACACAGACATAAGTTTCACTCAATTCTACTCATGGGCTGTCAACAAAGAATCTCCAAAGTTACTAGAAGTTCTAAATAATTGGCTCGGCAAGTTCACTAAAAGCAAAGAATATCAGCAGCTCTATAAGAAATATTACAACAAAAACAACAAACAGTAA